The Salvia splendens isolate huo1 chromosome 21, SspV2, whole genome shotgun sequence genome includes a window with the following:
- the LOC121784548 gene encoding uncharacterized protein LOC121784548 gives MASSPPTTGTELAVPSPAAESQLSSLIYDLSQNLQVSMDNMLKIISEIDQNSGGITEEIEKSKESALQRKIQLEEKRDSFQKTTYAIFDMLNGRDTS, from the exons ATGGCGTCGTCACCGCCTACAACCGGCACGGAGCTTGCTGTTCCATCACCCGCCGCAGAGTCTCAGCTATCTTCTCTCATTTACG ATCTCTCCCAGAACTTGCAAGTTTCCATGGATAACATGCTAAAGATAATAAG CGAGATTGATCAAAACTCTGGCGGCATAACAGAAGAGATAGAGAAGTCAAAGGAGTCTGCACTTCAGAGGAAGATTCAGCTAGAAGAAAAGAGAGATAGCTTTCAGAAAACTACATATGCAATTTTCGACATGCTCAATGGTCGTGATACCAGCTAA